Part of the Nostoc sp. ATCC 53789 genome, ACAAACATGGAGGAATGCTCAAGTGTCGTTCTCAACCAGGTGAAGGCACAGAATTCTGGATTCAGATTCCCTTAAATTGTGCAGTGGTTGCCCCTACTGAAGAAGAGAATTACACCTCTGCCTCGCCAACTGTCACAACGATATTACCCCATATACCCGATGCCGACGGCTTCATTCCATCAACAATTCCAATGCTCAAACCGACGGATTTACTGACCCGCCATACTCACTTGATCCAGCGACTTTCACAGCAAAATCCAGGTGTGGAAACTGCATCACCCGATGAAATTTACCAGATGTTCCAACGCCACCCAATTTCATTAAAGCTTTACGCCACTTTGTTGTCTTGGTTCTGTTGTTCTAACCCTACTTAAAATACGCCACTAGAGAAACCTTAACCATGTTTAAGCAACTTGATGATTACAATAGTCAGCTATTTGAAAAATGTCCTGTTGGCCTAGCATTGTGCCGAACAGATGGGACGCTAATTAATACTAACCTTGCCTATGCTGCTATTTTGGGGCGCACTGTTCCAGAAACCCTGAATCTCAGCTATTGGCAAATTACTCCTGAAAGCTATGCTGCCTCTGACCGAGCTACCCTAGAAAACCTAGAACAAACTGGTCGCTATGGGCCTTACGAGAAGGAGCTAATTCACAAAGATGGGCATCTAGTCCCGGTCAGAATCTCCGGGCTGATAATTGAGAAAGATGGCGAACGAATGATTTGGTCTAGTGTGGAGGATATCAGCGATCTTCGACTCGCCCAGCAGGAACGCCAACATACTGAACAAATCTTGAAACAGAGTGAAGCTCGATATCGCTCTCTAGTAACCGCTACGACACAAATTGTTTGGGTAAGCACACCAGAAGGAATTTGCATTGAACTAGCAAGCTGGATAGCATATACAGGTCAAAGTCTAGCAGAAGCGGCAAATGGAGGTTGGATTGATGCCGTTCATCCTGACGATCGCGATCGCACAGCCCAAGTCTGGTATACAGCTGTGGCCAAGTGCAGCATTTATGAAACAGAATACCGAATTCGTGGCAAAGACGGCAGCTATCGCCACTTTTCTGTCTGTGGTGCCCCAGTCTTGGAAGCAGACGGCGACGTTCGAGAGTGGGTTGGCACCTGCACCGATATTCACGATCGCAAACTAGGAGAACAAACTCTCCAACAAAACGAACAACGGTTTCGCTCTCTGGTGACTGCTAGCTCACAAATTGTCTGGGTGGCTACGCCTGAAGGACTGGCGGTAAGCCATGAAATGCCTACCTGGTTAGCGTACACAGGTCAGAGTGCAGAAGAAGTTGAGGGTTTGGGCTGGCTTGATCCGATTCACCCCGATGACCGTAACCGCACAGCCTTAGCCTGGAGTACTGCTGTGGCAAATAAGAGCCTCTTTCAAACTGAATACCGATTTCGTGGCAAAGACGGCAGCTATCGCCACTTTTTTGTCTGTGGTGCCCCCGTCTTAGAAAAAGATGGCAGCGTTCGAGAATGGATTGGTACTTGCACCGATATTCACGATCGCAAACAAGCAGAAGCCGAAAATCAACGTTTGATGGATATGTTAAATCATTCCAGTGATGCCATCATCGTTCGTGACATGAGCGACAAAATCTCTCACTGGAATCAGGGTGCCGAGAGACTCTACGGTTGGACGCGTGAAGAAGTAAAAGGCCAATGTATTCAAGCATTTCTCAAAAAAATCTTTCCAAAACCAAAAGAAGAAATCATCGCAGAGTTATTAGAGCAAGGTAATTGGGAAGGAGAAGTGCAACACCTCACCCATTTTGGCAAATTGATTATCGTCCAGAGTCGATGGACATTGCAACGAGACATCGACGGTCAGCCCTGCGCGGTGCTAGAAATTAATACCGATATCACTGCCCGCAAACAAGCAGAAATTGCTCTGCGGCAACTGAATCAAGAACTGGAAGCCAGAGTTGCAGAGCGGACAGCTGCCCTGCAAAATACCTTAGCAGAAGCACACGGATTAAATGCCATTTTAGATAACTTAGCAGACGGTTTATTAGTGGCAGACACCGTAGGACAAATTACCCACTTCAATCCTGCCTTTTTAGCTATGTATGAATTGACAGATACCTCTGTCAACGGTCACTACCGAGAACTGCCAATATCTGGTTTAGCAGAACTGGTTGCCCGAACTCAATCTCATCCCGGAGAGGTATTTTCTGCTGAAGTTGCACTGACGAAGGAACGCATTGGTCAGGCAGTGGCGACCGCTATTTTCAAAAAGACGGTGGAGCAAGAACCCCCTACCTGCTTCGGTTCTGCGCTGCTGATTCGGGATATAACAGCAGAAAAAGAGATTGACAAGATGAAGACCGACTTTATCTCAACGGTTTCCCACGAACTGCGAACACCACTAACTTCTGTTCTCGGTTTTGCATCAATTATTAAAGAAAAGCTAGAAACTGATGTGTTTCCAATAATTTCTACTGAAGACCGCAAGCTTCAAAAAACCATTAAGCGGGTGGCGGATAATCTCAACATTATTGTGTCGGAAGCAGAACGACTCACATCTTTGATTAACGATGTCTTAGACATCGCCAAGATGGAAGCAGGTAAGGTGGAATGGCAGATGCAGCCGCTCGATCCCAGCGAATTACTGGATTGGGCAACCAATTCTACCGCCGGGTTGTTTGAAACCAATGGCTTGCAGTTAGTCAGCGAGATTGAACCTGGACTGCCTCAGATAGTAGGCGATCGCAACCGTTTGCTGCAAGTTTTAATTAATCTGATTTCTAATGCCGTTAAATTTACCGAATCTGGTTGTGTTACCTGCCGCGTCAAACAAGGAGACGACGGTGTTTGCATCAGCGTCATCGACACAGGCATTGGTATTGCACCAGAAGATCAGCCAAAAGTGTTTGAGAAATTCCGCCAAGTTGGTGACACCCTCACCGACAAACCCAAAGGCACAGGGTTAGGGCTACCCATCTGTAAACAAATCATCGATCATCATGGCGGTAGAATTTGGGTTGAAAGTGAACCAGGGAATGGCAGTATATTCTCATTCATCATTCCCACCTACACCAGCGATCAAAAAACCACTACTAATCTGAATCTGGATACGCTAGTCAAACAACTTAAAGAACACGTCATTACCACAAACCCAGTGGTGAACAAAAACCGTAAAACCATTTTAGTTGTGGATGATGACGCTAACATTCGGGAACTGCTTCGTCAACAACTAGAAAATGAAGGCTACAACGTTCAGGAAGGAAAGGACGGCGTGGATGCAATTCATCAAATTAAAATAGCCCGTCCCGATCTGATTCTCTTGGACGTGATGATGCCCCAAATCAACGGTTTTGATGTGGCAGCTGTTCTCAAGAATGATCCTCAGACCGCAGACATTCCGATCATTATTTTGTCAATTATTGAAAACAAAGAACGGGGCTACCACATTGGTATTGATCGCTATCTCACCAAGCCCATTAATACAGAGAAACTCCTCAACGAAATTGGCTCACTGCTTTACCAGGGTACTTCTAGTAAAAAGGTATTAGTTGTAGATAAAAATGCATCAGCTTTAAAAACCTTATCCGATGTACTACAAGCTCAGGGATACAACGTGATTGAAGCCTCTAATCCGCAAGAATGCATAAATAAAGCTCTGTCAGCCAAACCTGACATGATCATCATCGATTCTATCTTCTCTCAAGAAGGTGATTTGGTGAAAACCCTACGGTTTGAGAAAGAGTTAGAAAATGTATTTTTTATTATGCTGTCTGAGCAGTAATCGTTTCTAATGGGAATTGGGAATGGGAGATGAGGAGAATAACCAGTACCCAATGCCCCCAATTCCCAGTGCCCAATGCCCAATTCCCAATCCCTAATTACTATGACTCATAAAATTCTGATTGTTGACGATGAACCCAATATCTTGATTTTGATGGAACAAGCCTTAGAAGCATTAGAAGACGAGGGCGTAGAACTTCTAACTGCTAGAAATGGAGAAGAAGCTCTTGAAACTATTAAAACTGAAAAACCAAATCTAGTTTTTCTCGATGTAATGATGCCTAAAATGAACGGTTTGCAAGTCTGCCACATTGTTAAACATGACTTGGAAATGACTGACATCTACATTGTGATATTGACAGCTAAAGGACAGGAATTTGATAAACAGAAAGGGATTGAGGTTGGTGCAGATTTATATCTAACTAAACCATTTCGACCCAAAGAAGTACTTGAAAAATCAAGGCAGGTGTTAGGATTTTGAGTAAAATTATCAATAATATTAAAGCTTACGTATTAACAAGAAATACCAAGTATAGATGATTTGAAAACAGTCTTCTTTCAGATGAATAATCGTTGATAGATGCTCAAACACACAAGGGCGGCACGAACAATATAATTTCTAACTCAGCCACTCTCTTATGGCTGAGTTAAAAGCACTTTCAATTGCCGACTACACGTAATAGCCCTTACGTGTAAATATTGGCTAAGTATACTGCAATTTAAGGTAAAAAATAGTTTAGCAATTATAAATAAAAATACTGTAAATATTCGAATTTTTTCCAGTTAAATATATCTAATATTCAATACTAATCTGTGTAAACTTATACAAGCTTTATCGGCTATTGCATAACATAGATTTACACGCAATCAATGCAAGAATATGAAAAAATTTCTGGGTGTTTTAATGGTTTCTAGTCTAGTAGGACTAGGAGCATTCTCTGCCGTTAACAAAGCTCAAGCCGCATCCCTGACAATCGATCCTACAGACACCTTTTTGAGAACCTACGCTGACACAACTT contains:
- a CDS encoding PAS domain S-box protein, yielding MFKQLDDYNSQLFEKCPVGLALCRTDGTLINTNLAYAAILGRTVPETLNLSYWQITPESYAASDRATLENLEQTGRYGPYEKELIHKDGHLVPVRISGLIIEKDGERMIWSSVEDISDLRLAQQERQHTEQILKQSEARYRSLVTATTQIVWVSTPEGICIELASWIAYTGQSLAEAANGGWIDAVHPDDRDRTAQVWYTAVAKCSIYETEYRIRGKDGSYRHFSVCGAPVLEADGDVREWVGTCTDIHDRKLGEQTLQQNEQRFRSLVTASSQIVWVATPEGLAVSHEMPTWLAYTGQSAEEVEGLGWLDPIHPDDRNRTALAWSTAVANKSLFQTEYRFRGKDGSYRHFFVCGAPVLEKDGSVREWIGTCTDIHDRKQAEAENQRLMDMLNHSSDAIIVRDMSDKISHWNQGAERLYGWTREEVKGQCIQAFLKKIFPKPKEEIIAELLEQGNWEGEVQHLTHFGKLIIVQSRWTLQRDIDGQPCAVLEINTDITARKQAEIALRQLNQELEARVAERTAALQNTLAEAHGLNAILDNLADGLLVADTVGQITHFNPAFLAMYELTDTSVNGHYRELPISGLAELVARTQSHPGEVFSAEVALTKERIGQAVATAIFKKTVEQEPPTCFGSALLIRDITAEKEIDKMKTDFISTVSHELRTPLTSVLGFASIIKEKLETDVFPIISTEDRKLQKTIKRVADNLNIIVSEAERLTSLINDVLDIAKMEAGKVEWQMQPLDPSELLDWATNSTAGLFETNGLQLVSEIEPGLPQIVGDRNRLLQVLINLISNAVKFTESGCVTCRVKQGDDGVCISVIDTGIGIAPEDQPKVFEKFRQVGDTLTDKPKGTGLGLPICKQIIDHHGGRIWVESEPGNGSIFSFIIPTYTSDQKTTTNLNLDTLVKQLKEHVITTNPVVNKNRKTILVVDDDANIRELLRQQLENEGYNVQEGKDGVDAIHQIKIARPDLILLDVMMPQINGFDVAAVLKNDPQTADIPIIILSIIENKERGYHIGIDRYLTKPINTEKLLNEIGSLLYQGTSSKKVLVVDKNASALKTLSDVLQAQGYNVIEASNPQECINKALSAKPDMIIIDSIFSQEGDLVKTLRFEKELENVFFIMLSEQ
- a CDS encoding response regulator, which translates into the protein MTHKILIVDDEPNILILMEQALEALEDEGVELLTARNGEEALETIKTEKPNLVFLDVMMPKMNGLQVCHIVKHDLEMTDIYIVILTAKGQEFDKQKGIEVGADLYLTKPFRPKEVLEKSRQVLGF